GCTGGTCGCGACCGCCACGATCACGAGGATCAGCGCGACCATCCCGATGATCGCGACCATCAGCCGGGTCTGCAGCGACCAGCGCCGGCGGTTGCGTGAGCCGGCGCGCCCTGCGGCGACGGCGGGTGCTGTCACTGGGGCGCCTTGATCATGTAGCCGACGCCGCGCACGGTGTGGATCAGCGGCTCGCGGCCCTGATCGATCTTCTTCCGCAGGTACGAGATGTACAGCTCGACGACGCTGGAGCGGCCGCCGAAATCGTAGTTCCACACCCGATCGAGGATCTGCGCTTTCGAGACCACGCGGCGTTGGTTGCGCATCAGGAAGCGCAGCAGTTCGAACTCGGTCGCCGTCAGCTCGATCTCGGCGCCCGAGCGCTCGACCTCGTGGCTGTCCTCGTTGAGCGAGAGATCGCCGACGCGGAGGATGGGTTCCGAGTCGTCGGCCAGGGCGGTGCCCGCCCGGCGCATCAGACCGCGCAGCCGTGCCACGACCTCTTCCAGGCTGAACGGCTTGGTGACGTAGTCATCGCCGCCGGCGGTCAGGCCCGCCACGCGGTCGCTGACGGAGTCCTTCGCAGTCAGGAACAGCACCGGCACGTCGTTGCCGGACTGCCGCAGGCGCTGCAGCACGGCCATGCCGTCCAGGTCGGGCATCATGATGTCCAGCACCATGGCGTCCGGGGCGAAGTCGCGCGCCGACTGCAGGGCCTGAAGGCCGGATGCCGCGGTGCGCACCTCCCACCCCTCCATCCGCAGCGCCATCGACAGCAGGTCGGTGAGCATCTGCTCGTCATCGACGACGAGGACCCGCAGCGCGGATCCGTCAGGGCGGTGGAGTGCGGGGGAGGTGGCGGTCGCGGTCATGGCTTCATTGTGCTCGCGTTCCTATGTGCTTCCTATGGAGCCTGCTATGCGCGGGCTGTGAATCGCACTCATACCGCCCTCACACGATTCGCTGACGGTTCGCATCGGACGACTTCCTAGCGTTCATCCGACGGCGGCGCACGAACCGCCCCCGAGGGAGACTCATGTACTGGACCTATCTGCGGCGCGAACTGGCCGGCCGCACCAAGCAGACCATCATCGTCGCTGCGGGCCTTGCGATCGCGATCGCGCTGGTGATCATCGTCAACTCGCTGGCCGCGGGGGTGCGCGACGCCCAGGCGCAGGCGCTGGATTCCGCGTACGGCGTCAGCACCGACCTGACCGTGTCGGGGGCGATGGCAGACCCGACCGGCGGCGCCGAAGGCGGCGGTGGTCCGCAGTTCGAGTTCGAGGACGGTGCCGGGCAGAACGCCGACGGCACGACCGAGCTCAGCCAGTCACGGCTCATGCTGGATCGACTCCGCGGCACGCTGGAGGAGTCGAGTGTGACGGCGGTCGCCTCCGTGGACGGTGTCGCCGCGGCAACCGGCGCCCTGTCGCTGACGAACACGACCTTCTCGGGGCAGATCCCGGACCGCTCGCAGGCACAGCCGGGCACCGACGCCGCACAGGGCGAGCAATCCGGTCCGCCCGCCGGCGGCCCAGACGGCGCCGGTGGCAGTGCCTTCGACGTCGACTCGTTCACGGTGCTCGGCATCGATCCCGCCGACAGCTCGGTCGGTCCGATGTCGTCGGTGTCGCTGAGCGAGGGCCGCGCGCTGGAGTCCGGCGATGCCGGTGCGGATGTCGCCGTGCTCGATGCCACGTACGCCTCGTTGAACGATCTGGCGGTCGGGGACAGCATCGACGTCGGCGGCGCGCAGATGGAGATCGTCGGAGTCGTCTCCTCCACCTCAAGCCAGGCCGACACCGCCTCCAACGTGTACATCCCGCTCGATGTCGCACAGACGCTGGCCGGCGCGGGAGAGGTCGTCTCGACGATCTTTGTGCAGGCCGACTCCGCGGACGCGATCGAGGGCGTGCAGCGTGCGATCCAGACCGAGCTGCCGGACGCGACGGTCAGCTCACAGTCCGACCTCGCCTCCACCGTCTCCGGGTCCCTCTCCAGCGCATCCGCGCTCATCACGAACCTCGGAACGTGGCTGTCGCTCATCGTGCTGGCGGTCGCGCTCGTCCTGGCGGTGCTGTTCACGACCTCCGGCGTGTCTCGCCGCACCCGTGAGTTCGGCACCCTCAAGGCGATCGGCTGGTCCAACGGCCGAGTCGTCGGCCAGGTGGCGGGCGAATCGGTGATCCAGGGGCTGATCGGGGGCGCGGTCGGACTCGCGCTCGGCCTGGCGGGCATCCTCACCATCAACCTGATCTCGCCGACGATCTCCTCCGTCGCCGCGACCGGCGCGCCGCAAGGACCCGGCGCGGGCGGGCAGGGCGGCCCTGGCTTCGGCGGCGGGGCGTTCACGCAGGCAACGGCGGACGTCGTGCTCCATGCGCCGCTGACCCTCTGGGTCGTCGCCGCAGCGATCGGCATCGCCGTCCTCGGCGGCGCGGTCGCCGGCGCCTTCGGCGGCTGGCGTGCGTCACGACTGAGCCCCGCCGAAGCCCTCCGGTCCGTGGGCTGACCGAATGGACACCGCATCACCCGAGCAGGAAACGACAGGAGAGACCGCGATGGTGATCATCGACGCACAGCAGGATGCCGCAGCAGGAGCGCCCCTCGAGCCGATCTACCGGCTCGCCGGCGTGACGCGCAACTATCAGCAGAAAGGACGGCTCGTGAAGGCACTGGCAGGTGTCGATCTGGACATCGCCGCGGGCGATTTCGTCACGATCCAGGGGCCGACCGGAGGCGGCAAGTCGACGCTGCTGCAGATCCTCGGGGCGCTGGACCGCCCGAGCACCGGATCGGTCGTGCTCGGCGGCACCGACATCGCCGGCGCATCGAACGCGGAGCTGGGCATGGTGCGCGCGCACGAGATCGGCTTCGTGTTCCAGGGGTTCAACCTGATTCCGACACTCTCAGCCCACGAGAACGTCGACATGGCGCTCGAACCGCTGGGACTGGCCGAGGACGAGCGCGCGGCGCGGGTGCGCGAAGCGCTGGAGCACGTCGGCCTCGCCGACCGCGCCGACCACCGGCCGGGTGAGCTGTCCGGGGGTCAGCAGCAGCGCGTCGCCATCGCCCGGGCCATCGTGAAGCGGCCGCGGGTGCTCCTGGCCGACGAGCCGACCGGCAACCTCGACGAGAGCATGCGCGATGAGATCCTCGCCGTGCTGGAGAGACTGCACGCCGAGGGACTCACCCTCATCGTCGTCACCCACGACAGCGCGGTCGCGCGCCGTGCCCGCCGCCGGCTTCGGCTGGAGAAGGGCACGGTGCGCGACATCACGCGCTGAAAGGCAGCCCTAGCGAGGGCCGGATGCCGCGGCATCCGGCCCCGCGGCGGCGATGAAGCGATCGATCTGCGCGTCCTTCTCGGCGTCGTAGCCCTGCTCATCCGGGTGCGCGTCGTAGTGGGCGATCAGCCGTCGGGCACCCTCGTCGAAGAGCACGGTGGTGGCGAACTCGGGGACGAATCGTTTGATCTTGCTGTTGTCGAAGACCACCGAATGGGTCTTGTCGCCGAGCAGGCTCGGTCCGCGGTCCGGATCCAGCCGAGCGAGCGTCTCTGAGGCGATGTGGACGAACTGCGCAGACGTCACTCCCGCGGCATCGGCCAGCCAGCCGTAGATCTGGTTCCAGGTCGGTACGTGATCGCCGGTGATCGTGAACGCCTCGCCGATGGCGAGCGGATGCCCCAGGATCCCCGCGAAGCCCACCGCGAAGTCGTCGCTGTGTGTCAGGGTCCACAGGCTCGTGCCGTCGCCGTGGATCACCACCGGCTTGCCGGCGCGCAGCCGCACGACATCAGTCCAGCCGCCGGAGTTCGGCAGGAGCGTGTGGTCATAGGTGTGCGACGGACGCACGACCGTCACCGGGAAGCCACGATCCCGGTACGCCGACAGCAGCAGGTCCTCGCAGGCGATCTTGTCGCGCGAGTACTGCCAGAACGGATTGCGCAACGGCGTCGACTCGGTGATCGGCAGACGCAGCGGCGGTTTCTGATAGGCGGAGGCCGAGCTGATGAACACGTACTGGCCGGTGCGCCCCTCGAACAGGTCCATGTCGGTCTGGACGTGCTCCGGCGTGAACGCGGTGAACTCGGCGACCGCGTCGAACTGCTGCGTCCCGAGCGCGTCGCGGACGGACTGCGGTTCGCGGATGTCGCCGATGACGCTGCGCGCTCCATCGGGCAGCGGCCGCCTGCTCGTCCCGCGATTGAGGACGGTGACCTCGTCGCCGCGGGCGAGCGAGCGGCGGACGCACGCCGTGCTGATCGCCCCGGTCCCGCCGATGTAGAGGATTCGTCTGTTCGTCATGTTCCGACCCTAGCCATCGCGCTCCGGGTCGGCCCGGCTCGCTTAGGGTGGCACGCATGGCTGTGATCGATTCCGCGGTGTACCTCGACGGCGCACGCGTCAGCGACGGGCACGCACCCGCCGACGCCGTCCGCGAGGCTCGCGAGCGGGGCGGGATGGTGTGGATCGGACTCCGCTCCACCGACGCCGAGGAACTCGGCGAGCTGCAGAAGCTGCTCGACCTGCATCCGCTCGCCGTCAAGGATTGCCTTCGCGGTCACCAGCGCTCCAAGTTCGAGCGCTTCGGGCCGATGGGATTCCTCGTCGTCCAGCCCGCGCGGTACGTGGATGAGACCGAGGAGGTCATCTTCACCGAGGTGGACTTCTTCGTGGGCGCGGACTTCATCGTCACCGTGCAGAACGAGGACCAGATCGACGTCCATGCCGTGCAGCGCGACCTCGAGCGGCACCCCGGGATCCTCGAGAAGGGACCATACGGCATCGTGTGGGCGCTGCTGAGCAACGTCCTGGACGGATACGGGCCGGTCATCGACGGGGTCGAGAACGACGTCGACGAGATCGAGGAGCAGCTGTTCTCGCAGGCCAAGGAGGTTTCGCGGCGCATCTTCGGCCTGCAGCGCGAGGTCATCGATCTGCAGCACGCGACGTATCCGCTGGTGGACATCTTCGACCGGCTCCAGACGATGGTCGCCGACGAGACCGACGGTCGCGAGGCCCCCGCGTTCCGCGAGCTGGACGACCGGGCCGGGCACATCGTCGACCGTGTCGACGCGTTCCGGCACACGCTGGACAGTGCGCTGACCGTCCACGCGAGTCTGGTGGAACAGGAGAACAACGAGGCGATGCGCTCGATGACCGAGACCGGACTCCAGCAGAACGAGCAGGTCAAGAAGGTGTCGGGCTGGGCTGCGGTGCTGTTCGCGCCGACGCTCATCGGAACCATCTACGGCATGAACTTCGACGACATGCCCGAACTGCACTGGACGTTCGGCTACCCGCTGGCGCTGCTCGCGATGCTCGCGACGAGCGTCACGCTCTATCTCATCTTCAAGCGGCGCGGCTGGCTGTAGCCGGACCGATGCGCGTGTCCGAGGACGGCGCTACTGTGCTGCGCATGGATGTGACGAATCTCCGCGGCGCAGTGGCCGCAGTCCTCACCGCCGACGACGAGGGATGGGATGCCGCGCGGGCGTACCACTCCGGAGTCGGATCACCCGTTGCGCTGGTGCGGCCGACCTCGGTGGACGAAGTCGCCGCGGCCGTGCGCTGGGCCGCCGAGGCAGGCGAGCCCGTCGTCGTCCGCGGCGGCGGACACAGCGCGTGGGGAGCCGTGCCCGGTGGCCTCACGATCGATCTCTCCGCCTTCGACGATGTCGCCGTCGACGGCACCAGGGTCAGCGTCGGCGGGGGAGCGACGTGGGGTGCGGTCGCCCGACAGCTGGCCGAATCCGGCGTGGGACTGAGCTCGGGCGACACCGCGTCCGTCGGGGTCGGTGGGCTCACCCTCGGCGGCGGGATCGGCTGGATGGCACGAGCCTGGGGGCTGGCCTCGGATCAGCTGGTCGGCGCGCAGCTCGTGACGGCGACCGGAGATCTTCTCGAGGTGTCGGCCGATGCCGAGCCCGAGCTGTTCTGGGCGCTGCGCGGCGGCGGCGGCAACTTCGGGGTGGTGACGCGATTCGATTTCCAGGCGCACCCGCT
This portion of the Microbacterium pygmaeum genome encodes:
- a CDS encoding magnesium and cobalt transport protein CorA; translated protein: MAVIDSAVYLDGARVSDGHAPADAVREARERGGMVWIGLRSTDAEELGELQKLLDLHPLAVKDCLRGHQRSKFERFGPMGFLVVQPARYVDETEEVIFTEVDFFVGADFIVTVQNEDQIDVHAVQRDLERHPGILEKGPYGIVWALLSNVLDGYGPVIDGVENDVDEIEEQLFSQAKEVSRRIFGLQREVIDLQHATYPLVDIFDRLQTMVADETDGREAPAFRELDDRAGHIVDRVDAFRHTLDSALTVHASLVEQENNEAMRSMTETGLQQNEQVKKVSGWAAVLFAPTLIGTIYGMNFDDMPELHWTFGYPLALLAMLATSVTLYLIFKRRGWL
- a CDS encoding SDR family oxidoreductase, with the translated sequence MTNRRILYIGGTGAISTACVRRSLARGDEVTVLNRGTSRRPLPDGARSVIGDIREPQSVRDALGTQQFDAVAEFTAFTPEHVQTDMDLFEGRTGQYVFISSASAYQKPPLRLPITESTPLRNPFWQYSRDKIACEDLLLSAYRDRGFPVTVVRPSHTYDHTLLPNSGGWTDVVRLRAGKPVVIHGDGTSLWTLTHSDDFAVGFAGILGHPLAIGEAFTITGDHVPTWNQIYGWLADAAGVTSAQFVHIASETLARLDPDRGPSLLGDKTHSVVFDNSKIKRFVPEFATTVLFDEGARRLIAHYDAHPDEQGYDAEKDAQIDRFIAAAGPDAAASGPR
- a CDS encoding ABC transporter ATP-binding protein, producing the protein MVIIDAQQDAAAGAPLEPIYRLAGVTRNYQQKGRLVKALAGVDLDIAAGDFVTIQGPTGGGKSTLLQILGALDRPSTGSVVLGGTDIAGASNAELGMVRAHEIGFVFQGFNLIPTLSAHENVDMALEPLGLAEDERAARVREALEHVGLADRADHRPGELSGGQQQRVAIARAIVKRPRVLLADEPTGNLDESMRDEILAVLERLHAEGLTLIVVTHDSAVARRARRRLRLEKGTVRDITR
- a CDS encoding ABC transporter permease yields the protein MYWTYLRRELAGRTKQTIIVAAGLAIAIALVIIVNSLAAGVRDAQAQALDSAYGVSTDLTVSGAMADPTGGAEGGGGPQFEFEDGAGQNADGTTELSQSRLMLDRLRGTLEESSVTAVASVDGVAAATGALSLTNTTFSGQIPDRSQAQPGTDAAQGEQSGPPAGGPDGAGGSAFDVDSFTVLGIDPADSSVGPMSSVSLSEGRALESGDAGADVAVLDATYASLNDLAVGDSIDVGGAQMEIVGVVSSTSSQADTASNVYIPLDVAQTLAGAGEVVSTIFVQADSADAIEGVQRAIQTELPDATVSSQSDLASTVSGSLSSASALITNLGTWLSLIVLAVALVLAVLFTTSGVSRRTREFGTLKAIGWSNGRVVGQVAGESVIQGLIGGAVGLALGLAGILTINLISPTISSVAATGAPQGPGAGGQGGPGFGGGAFTQATADVVLHAPLTLWVVAAAIGIAVLGGAVAGAFGGWRASRLSPAEALRSVG
- a CDS encoding response regulator transcription factor, with the translated sequence MTATATSPALHRPDGSALRVLVVDDEQMLTDLLSMALRMEGWEVRTAASGLQALQSARDFAPDAMVLDIMMPDLDGMAVLQRLRQSGNDVPVLFLTAKDSVSDRVAGLTAGGDDYVTKPFSLEEVVARLRGLMRRAGTALADDSEPILRVGDLSLNEDSHEVERSGAEIELTATEFELLRFLMRNQRRVVSKAQILDRVWNYDFGGRSSVVELYISYLRKKIDQGREPLIHTVRGVGYMIKAPQ